From Nguyenibacter vanlangensis, one genomic window encodes:
- a CDS encoding aromatic ring-hydroxylating dioxygenase subunit alpha: MNDLPDPKKLLGADRADGSIYSDPDLYDMEMDRIFMHNWIWVAHRSELPEPGDFITTFVGPHPVIVSRDRKGIVHVMLNRCRHRAATVCELKSGKTASFVCPYHGWAYGLDGALRGVPHQDGYTGQLDKAELPLVSLRVEEYNGLIFATFDADIMPLDEWLGRAKPWIDLFMKQGAGWPVKTMGEHKFTFPGNWKIQLENTTDAYHFPIVHKSFLDSVDQETQNTLTFLGGSGFVEDLGHGHSVMVMIPELVDLDEKLDAPIPERFAELAAELEKDYAPDQVRRIVRAVGGSGFNLNLFPNLACSMAFFRVLRPLSATETEIRHIAIGMDGGPEIANQARLRLHEHFQGPMGFGTPDDAEAWDRVQRGSLAGRNISVLLNRGLGHEAQREDGNLFSDVSAETGMRAAYRQWLAAMTAGVGQ, encoded by the coding sequence ATGAATGATCTGCCTGATCCGAAGAAACTGCTCGGCGCGGATCGTGCCGACGGCTCGATCTACAGCGACCCGGATCTGTATGACATGGAAATGGATCGCATTTTCATGCACAACTGGATCTGGGTCGCACATAGAAGTGAACTGCCCGAGCCTGGCGATTTCATTACGACGTTCGTTGGCCCGCATCCGGTCATCGTATCGCGCGATCGCAAGGGAATTGTCCATGTCATGCTCAATCGCTGCCGGCATCGCGCGGCAACGGTATGCGAGCTCAAGAGTGGCAAGACCGCCAGTTTCGTCTGCCCGTATCATGGCTGGGCCTATGGGTTGGACGGCGCGCTGCGTGGCGTCCCGCACCAGGACGGTTATACGGGGCAGCTGGATAAGGCGGAACTGCCGCTCGTCTCCCTGCGTGTCGAGGAATATAATGGGCTGATCTTCGCCACATTCGATGCGGACATCATGCCGCTCGACGAATGGCTGGGGCGCGCCAAGCCCTGGATCGACCTATTCATGAAGCAGGGCGCGGGCTGGCCCGTCAAAACCATGGGCGAACACAAATTCACGTTCCCGGGCAACTGGAAGATTCAGCTCGAAAACACGACCGACGCCTATCATTTCCCGATCGTGCATAAGTCCTTCCTGGATTCGGTCGATCAGGAGACGCAGAATACACTGACCTTCCTGGGCGGCAGCGGCTTCGTCGAGGATCTGGGGCATGGGCATTCGGTCATGGTCATGATCCCGGAACTCGTCGATCTGGACGAGAAGCTGGACGCGCCGATCCCAGAACGTTTCGCCGAGTTGGCCGCGGAGCTCGAGAAGGATTATGCACCGGATCAGGTGCGCCGGATCGTGCGCGCCGTCGGTGGGTCGGGATTCAATCTCAATCTGTTCCCGAATCTGGCCTGTTCCATGGCCTTCTTCCGCGTGCTGCGTCCGCTCAGCGCCACCGAGACGGAAATCCGCCACATCGCGATCGGCATGGATGGCGGTCCGGAAATCGCCAACCAGGCACGCCTGCGTCTGCACGAACATTTTCAGGGGCCGATGGGCTTCGGTACGCCGGACGATGCGGAGGCCTGGGATCGGGTACAGCGTGGTTCGCTGGCCGGGCGCAATATTTCGGTTCTCCTCAATCGCGGCCTTGGCCACGAGGCCCAGCGCGAGGACGGCAATCTCTTCAGCGATGTAAGTGCCGAGACAGGGATGCGTGCCGCCTATCGGCAATGGCTGGCAGCCATGACGGCGGGGGTTGGACAATGA
- a CDS encoding glycoside hydrolase family 31 protein produces MSFGRSALALFITTAFSGGALVGAVAPTRAAQATVAPVSTEASANLLPSGLEWHSGMGLTRVTAVAEGIVRVRIGRDGKLPEDASWAVLPDAKASAVPIRHIDTADYVGFETSELRVTLLRKTGGITIADKAGHVLLADQSAAYTTDGTAFQMKKVLPQDAHYFGLGDKFGPLDRRGHSYVMWNTDSYAYREGQDPLYKDIPFFIGFTKGTYYGVFLDNTWRTTFDFGHDDPESLRIGAAGGPIDYYVLGGPNPKQVMSGYTRLTGRPAMQPRWTLGFQQSRWSYPTEKSLRNIVDRLRADRVPADAVWLDIDYQQDYRPFTVDSKTFPNFRQMVADFSARGIRTIAITDLHIADAPNIGYSPFDSGMAQDRFLRGADGKPYVGPVWPGPSLFPDFTQAATRAWWGKLYREFYIDDGVAGFWNDMNEPAIFNSPTKTMPLDNRHRIEEPGFAPRVAEHREVHNIYGMQNHRATYEGLLALKPNERPFVMTRASYAGGQRYGVTWTGDNVSSWNHLALTVPMLESLGLGGFAFAGADIGGFAGKATPDLVTKWYELAMFTPIARSHADRWSGPQEPWGDGAAHEAIRRRFIESRYRLLPYNYTLSEEASRTGVPMMRPLFMEFPETLIRGAPMDLLGGVEFMWGPALLVAPGSFSAPSWTPESPGSYNVILPPGDWYDYWTGKKLIGLRPLQLMGASASLLKPEKLDASTPYQLSVTPQLDQLPVFVRAGSIVPHQALVQSTDDIPKGPLQIDVYPGPNCHGSVYTDDGHSLDYTKGVFSRTEFFCSTESNGGIEVKISAPEGTYHPWWQSYSVVIHGLNAPEKSKAALDGAPLEASQWHHRDATTVSVDLPATVAAHTIVVQ; encoded by the coding sequence ATGTCTTTCGGTCGAAGCGCCCTCGCGCTATTCATTACAACAGCATTTTCTGGTGGAGCCCTAGTCGGCGCAGTGGCCCCCACGAGAGCAGCCCAGGCGACGGTAGCTCCCGTTTCAACCGAAGCATCTGCTAATCTACTGCCGTCGGGCCTTGAGTGGCACTCCGGCATGGGGTTGACAAGGGTCACGGCAGTCGCCGAGGGAATCGTACGCGTGCGGATTGGGCGCGACGGTAAGTTGCCCGAAGACGCCTCTTGGGCCGTTCTCCCCGATGCAAAAGCATCCGCCGTGCCCATTCGCCACATAGACACAGCCGATTATGTGGGTTTTGAGACAAGCGAGCTTAGAGTCACGCTGCTACGCAAAACAGGCGGCATAACAATCGCGGACAAGGCTGGACATGTACTGCTCGCGGACCAGAGCGCCGCTTACACGACTGACGGCACTGCCTTTCAGATGAAGAAGGTCCTCCCACAAGACGCCCATTATTTTGGCTTGGGCGACAAGTTCGGGCCTCTCGATCGGCGGGGGCACAGCTACGTCATGTGGAATACGGACAGCTATGCCTACCGAGAGGGCCAGGATCCCCTCTATAAGGACATTCCTTTTTTCATCGGCTTCACGAAGGGGACCTACTACGGCGTATTTTTGGACAATACATGGAGGACGACTTTCGATTTCGGGCATGATGATCCTGAGTCCCTGCGGATCGGCGCAGCGGGCGGCCCGATCGACTATTACGTTTTGGGAGGACCGAACCCCAAGCAAGTCATGTCGGGATACACGCGGCTTACGGGCCGCCCGGCCATGCAACCTCGCTGGACATTGGGGTTCCAGCAATCACGTTGGAGCTACCCTACCGAAAAATCTCTGCGGAATATAGTGGATCGCCTGCGAGCAGATCGCGTGCCTGCCGATGCGGTGTGGCTGGACATCGACTATCAGCAAGATTACCGGCCGTTCACCGTAGATTCGAAGACCTTCCCAAATTTCCGTCAGATGGTGGCCGATTTCTCTGCACGCGGGATTCGTACTATAGCGATTACCGATCTGCATATCGCCGACGCTCCCAACATCGGTTACTCGCCCTTTGACTCGGGGATGGCGCAGGACCGCTTCCTTCGGGGCGCTGATGGGAAACCCTATGTCGGTCCGGTGTGGCCCGGTCCGTCGTTGTTTCCGGATTTTACGCAGGCGGCAACGCGCGCCTGGTGGGGGAAACTGTATCGCGAATTCTACATCGATGATGGCGTGGCAGGATTTTGGAACGACATGAATGAACCCGCTATTTTCAATTCCCCTACGAAAACGATGCCGTTGGACAACCGGCATCGTATTGAAGAGCCGGGATTCGCACCGCGAGTCGCTGAGCACCGCGAGGTCCACAATATCTATGGGATGCAAAACCATAGAGCGACGTATGAAGGGCTGCTTGCGCTAAAACCTAACGAGCGTCCCTTTGTGATGACGCGTGCGTCCTACGCAGGAGGCCAGCGTTACGGGGTCACCTGGACGGGTGACAACGTGTCTTCCTGGAATCATCTGGCGCTGACAGTACCGATGCTGGAGAGCCTCGGCCTGGGCGGGTTCGCGTTTGCCGGCGCGGACATCGGGGGATTCGCCGGAAAGGCAACTCCAGATCTTGTAACGAAGTGGTACGAATTGGCCATGTTTACGCCGATCGCACGTTCTCATGCGGATCGGTGGAGCGGCCCCCAGGAGCCATGGGGAGATGGTGCCGCGCACGAAGCTATCCGACGGCGTTTCATTGAAAGCCGTTACCGTCTCCTGCCTTATAATTATACTCTTTCGGAAGAGGCGTCGCGCACCGGCGTACCGATGATGCGCCCACTATTCATGGAGTTCCCTGAGACGTTGATTCGGGGCGCACCGATGGATTTGCTGGGGGGAGTGGAATTCATGTGGGGCCCAGCGCTGCTGGTGGCGCCGGGATCGTTTTCAGCTCCAAGCTGGACACCCGAGTCGCCTGGATCTTACAATGTCATATTGCCGCCAGGCGATTGGTACGACTATTGGACAGGAAAAAAGCTGATCGGACTTCGTCCGCTGCAGCTCATGGGAGCTTCAGCCTCACTACTCAAACCTGAAAAGTTGGACGCCAGCACGCCGTACCAGCTGTCCGTAACACCGCAACTCGACCAATTACCGGTATTTGTGCGGGCGGGTAGCATTGTCCCCCATCAAGCTCTTGTACAGAGCACTGACGATATACCAAAGGGACCATTGCAGATCGATGTCTATCCAGGACCAAACTGCCATGGTAGCGTCTACACAGACGATGGACACAGCCTTGATTATACCAAGGGAGTGTTTAGTCGGACAGAATTTTTCTGCAGTACAGAAAGTAATGGTGGTATTGAAGTGAAAATCAGTGCCCCTGAGGGGACATATCACCCTTGGTGGCAAAGCTATAGCGTCGTCATACATGGTCTGAATGCACCGGAAAAGTCTAAGGCTGCACTCGACGGTGCACCGCTAGAGGCTTCGCAATGGCATCATAGGGATGCCACAACGGTGTCGGTAGACCTACCAGCAACTGTAGCTGCTCATACGATCGTTGTTCAATAG
- a CDS encoding SDR family oxidoreductase, giving the protein MTRVALVTGGARGLGACIAGHLAAEGYRVVIGDVDPDAAAATARGLGDRVSALALDVTSESSIEAALDEVERLAGLPWLLVNNAAVMKAQTLLDIDIATFDAVLSVNLRGTFLASQRFARRLRAQDKGGRIVNIGSLAGQNGGTATGAHYAASKGGVHTLTKVFARDLAPFDITVNAVAPGPLDLPSVAETIGADNIPRIVAGLPTGKLGDPLTIARMVAELARPEAAAITGATVDINCGLYMR; this is encoded by the coding sequence GTGACGCGCGTCGCGCTGGTAACCGGCGGCGCCAGGGGACTGGGTGCCTGTATCGCCGGACATCTCGCGGCGGAGGGATACCGGGTCGTCATCGGCGACGTCGATCCCGACGCCGCAGCGGCCACGGCGCGGGGGCTCGGCGACCGGGTGTCGGCACTGGCGCTGGATGTGACGTCGGAAAGCTCCATCGAGGCCGCGCTGGATGAGGTGGAACGTCTGGCCGGACTGCCATGGCTGCTGGTCAATAACGCGGCCGTCATGAAGGCGCAGACGCTTCTCGATATCGATATCGCGACGTTCGATGCCGTGCTGTCCGTCAATCTGCGCGGCACGTTCCTGGCAAGCCAGCGCTTCGCCCGTCGGCTGCGCGCGCAGGACAAGGGCGGCCGGATCGTCAATATCGGCTCACTCGCCGGCCAGAACGGCGGCACCGCCACCGGGGCCCATTACGCCGCCTCCAAGGGAGGTGTTCACACGTTGACCAAGGTTTTCGCACGTGATCTGGCGCCGTTTGACATCACCGTGAATGCGGTGGCGCCAGGGCCGTTGGATCTGCCGTCGGTTGCGGAAACAATCGGCGCGGACAATATCCCGCGCATCGTCGCCGGATTGCCGACCGGCAAACTGGGCGATCCGCTCACCATCGCACGCATGGTCGCCGAACTGGCGCGGCCGGAGGCTGCGGCAATCACGGGCGCCACCGTCGATATCAATTGCGGGTTGTACATGCGATGA
- a CDS encoding TonB-dependent receptor domain-containing protein — MALLVAIGASAKADTSTPVVPSKRGKAAASSQLRRPALRAAPRAATQPEEISVRAGVSSANGVTNTTPGGGLMPPQSAPKSISGITRDYIARQAPTANVQALIANLAGVVSGSQDPLGQTATQMSMRGLNETEIGFTYEGVQLADALTYEPYTQSMVDTDNIQKVDVAQGAPDLAAPVYNAVGGLINVELRHALQQQRVTTDFTFGSKSLEREFLRFDSGEIGHSGIKAFASFSSTSNNEWRGDGTFRKYHVDAELRKDWGRGDSAALIFSYDNLEQNLYRSVSMTQWRQSGTNFNYDGTYTPGDTNWVGLNAMHRRSVSFIAPVKLNLGRGFHLDISPGYQQYADYTFGGTKISNKGSFWGSEALPPLNLPYQTNGVTTAETVDTAPQQMSEINGVLSWKCGHNTARLGYNYSYLQMEAPLWYEAVGYNGSMANVEGRYPILLPNGGRYNTEDFNFKQQVNAAFLDDTIKLLDDRLTLYAGLRYMMISRIATNAIPGAIPGYRVAKNYAQPLPQVAISYQITPRDQIYINGSTAFRAPNSNVSYGNYFTTSHQGPATVPGNITGEYAISEELGYRHHGLVNVSAALFNYNLTHTQLTAQQYIGGILASSPVDGGGKTMRGAQLEVGMTPWHHFSPYLSGQYLHATMNNNFQVSPGTYLPTAGKIAVQSPEFVGALGLTYDDGHVFGNVTANYVGSQYASMMNDQKMPSREVGNASIGYRFASRWIVQHPQIQVNVINLGGQSYLSNITGVTTNARPVVATNGKVVAPGTAYYYIGGGLAVTCSLSAAF; from the coding sequence ATGGCGCTGCTTGTAGCGATCGGGGCAAGTGCCAAGGCCGACACTTCAACCCCTGTCGTTCCTAGTAAGCGTGGGAAAGCTGCGGCATCGTCGCAATTACGACGACCGGCGTTGAGGGCGGCGCCCCGGGCAGCCACACAACCTGAGGAGATATCGGTAAGGGCGGGTGTTAGTTCCGCGAACGGCGTAACCAACACCACTCCGGGGGGTGGGTTAATGCCGCCGCAGAGCGCTCCAAAGTCAATCAGCGGCATTACGCGTGATTATATCGCGCGTCAGGCCCCGACTGCCAACGTGCAGGCGTTAATAGCCAATCTTGCCGGCGTCGTTTCTGGCTCACAGGATCCGCTCGGTCAAACTGCCACTCAGATGAGTATGCGCGGGTTGAACGAGACCGAGATCGGGTTCACCTACGAGGGCGTTCAGCTTGCGGATGCCCTTACATACGAACCATATACGCAATCGATGGTGGATACTGACAACATCCAGAAGGTAGACGTAGCGCAGGGCGCGCCGGACCTGGCTGCGCCGGTTTATAATGCCGTCGGTGGCCTTATTAACGTGGAACTCCGGCACGCTTTGCAGCAGCAGCGCGTCACCACCGACTTCACATTTGGATCTAAATCCCTGGAGCGCGAATTCCTTCGCTTCGATTCCGGCGAGATCGGACATTCAGGCATCAAGGCCTTTGCTTCTTTCTCCTCAACCTCCAACAATGAATGGCGTGGTGACGGAACGTTTCGGAAATATCACGTCGATGCTGAATTGCGTAAGGATTGGGGGCGTGGAGACAGCGCCGCGCTTATCTTCTCTTATGACAATCTGGAGCAGAACCTCTATCGCTCGGTTAGCATGACGCAATGGCGACAGTCGGGTACGAACTTTAATTACGACGGGACCTATACTCCTGGTGATACGAATTGGGTCGGCCTGAACGCGATGCACCGCCGATCAGTGTCCTTTATCGCGCCGGTGAAGCTCAATCTCGGCCGAGGGTTCCATTTGGATATTTCGCCAGGATACCAGCAATACGCGGACTACACTTTTGGGGGTACAAAAATATCGAATAAGGGCTCATTTTGGGGCAGTGAAGCTCTCCCACCCCTCAATCTTCCCTATCAGACAAACGGCGTGACGACTGCTGAAACGGTCGATACCGCACCCCAGCAAATGAGCGAGATCAACGGCGTTCTGTCGTGGAAGTGCGGCCACAATACCGCGAGATTGGGGTATAACTATTCGTACCTGCAGATGGAAGCACCGCTCTGGTACGAGGCGGTGGGATATAATGGGAGCATGGCTAACGTCGAAGGGCGCTACCCAATTCTTCTGCCAAACGGCGGCCGGTACAATACGGAGGACTTCAATTTCAAACAGCAAGTGAATGCTGCGTTTCTTGACGATACGATCAAGCTTTTGGACGATCGTCTAACACTTTATGCGGGCCTGCGTTACATGATGATCAGCCGCATCGCCACGAACGCTATTCCTGGTGCCATTCCGGGTTACCGCGTGGCAAAAAATTATGCCCAACCGTTGCCGCAGGTCGCGATATCCTATCAGATTACTCCCCGCGATCAGATCTACATTAATGGATCGACCGCCTTTCGAGCCCCCAACTCCAATGTTTCCTATGGCAACTACTTCACAACCAGCCATCAGGGACCAGCAACCGTTCCGGGAAACATAACCGGGGAATATGCGATTTCCGAAGAGTTGGGCTACCGTCACCATGGGTTGGTCAACGTCTCGGCCGCTCTATTCAACTACAACCTGACCCATACCCAGCTTACAGCTCAGCAATATATCGGTGGTATTTTGGCATCCTCCCCTGTTGACGGAGGCGGCAAGACGATGCGTGGCGCACAGCTCGAAGTTGGGATGACTCCGTGGCATCATTTTAGTCCCTATCTATCAGGTCAATATCTACACGCGACCATGAATAATAACTTCCAGGTATCGCCGGGCACTTATCTGCCAACTGCGGGTAAAATAGCCGTCCAGAGCCCCGAGTTTGTCGGCGCTCTTGGCTTGACCTATGACGACGGTCATGTCTTTGGAAATGTCACGGCGAACTATGTTGGTTCGCAATATGCGTCGATGATGAATGACCAGAAGATGCCGTCCCGTGAAGTCGGAAACGCCTCGATCGGATATCGCTTTGCCTCACGATGGATCGTGCAGCACCCACAGATTCAGGTGAATGTCATCAACCTCGGTGGTCAATCGTATCTTTCCAATATTACAGGCGTTACCACCAATGCGCGGCCTGTGGTCGCCACCAATGGTAAGGTCGTGGCTCCCGGCACGGCATATTATTATATCGGTGGTGGTTTGGCGGTCACTTGTTCTCTGTCGGCGGCCTTCTAA
- a CDS encoding acyl-CoA dehydrogenase family protein, producing the protein MIEDISHADGSAGWVASFGVSATYLAALPVPTLEEIYRDGPDVVFAGAIFPPQKAERVDGDTVVVNGRWPYASGCTSAALIGVGIAMQDDAGGLPRTAVMPASAVRIEETWDTIGLAGTGSHDVVVENVRVPLSWTFIRGGSPTLDSPIYRYPSLGLAAQVLTAVGLGVAQRAIDEVLAMASGRSSITGAPTMADRPQVQAALGEAEAMLSSARSFFYDVTQQVWQILLDGGPVPDSLANRIRLAATHGAQVSAQVTRDCFTMGGIVAVQSDHILGRCMQDCAVVAQHAFMAKGNYESAGRVMLGRGGRPGYP; encoded by the coding sequence TTGATCGAGGATATCAGCCATGCCGACGGGTCGGCAGGATGGGTGGCCAGTTTCGGCGTGTCCGCCACCTACCTGGCGGCATTGCCCGTTCCGACGTTGGAAGAGATTTATCGCGACGGCCCGGATGTCGTATTCGCGGGGGCCATCTTCCCGCCGCAGAAGGCCGAACGCGTGGACGGCGACACGGTCGTTGTCAACGGACGCTGGCCCTACGCCAGCGGTTGCACCAGCGCCGCCCTAATCGGGGTCGGTATCGCCATGCAGGACGATGCCGGCGGCCTGCCGCGCACGGCCGTCATGCCGGCCTCCGCCGTGCGCATCGAGGAGACCTGGGATACGATCGGTCTCGCCGGAACCGGTAGCCATGACGTTGTGGTGGAAAATGTCCGCGTTCCCCTGTCCTGGACCTTTATTCGGGGTGGCAGCCCCACCCTGGACAGCCCGATTTATCGCTACCCGTCCCTTGGCTTGGCCGCACAAGTTCTGACGGCGGTGGGGCTCGGCGTTGCGCAGCGCGCGATCGACGAGGTTCTGGCGATGGCCTCGGGGCGCTCGTCCATCACCGGTGCGCCGACCATGGCGGATCGTCCGCAGGTGCAGGCCGCGTTGGGCGAGGCCGAGGCCATGTTGTCGAGCGCGCGGAGTTTCTTTTACGACGTGACGCAACAGGTCTGGCAGATCCTGCTGGATGGCGGGCCGGTGCCCGATTCCCTGGCCAATCGTATTCGTCTCGCCGCCACCCATGGGGCCCAGGTCTCGGCACAGGTCACGCGGGATTGCTTTACCATGGGTGGAATCGTCGCGGTCCAGTCCGACCATATTCTCGGCCGCTGCATGCAGGATTGCGCGGTCGTCGCGCAACACGCCTTCATGGCAAAGGGAAATTACGAGTCCGCCGGACGTGTCATGCTGGGACGGGGCGGACGGCCCGGCTATCCCTGA
- a CDS encoding 2-dehydropantoate 2-reductase → MTAAPKICVAGVGALGGGLAVRLARTDACLSVVARGETLRRIQADGLVLDDAEGTFRTHPAADCRAPNEPQDVIILAAKSHQLPSLAEAVAHAVGPQTTIIPVINGIPWWLTVGAGSPLAPARDLLDPDGILAQFFPVSQVVGCVAYAFASVVAPGHVRAQRAPLLLLGDPGRHPAIPQRVLDAVTVFRDSGIGTRLCPDIAGEIWSKLAANLATNPLSVVCEATMTDLAADGGTCALIRDMLHEVMAVGAAYGITPKQDVDAFLQVIVGAGSHRTSMLQDYDAGRSLELPAIGDALLALGAARSIPTPMATALVRLAAFKAARKAWSR, encoded by the coding sequence GTGACGGCCGCACCGAAAATCTGCGTTGCCGGAGTTGGCGCACTCGGGGGAGGGCTGGCGGTCCGTCTGGCGCGGACGGACGCATGTCTCTCGGTTGTCGCGCGCGGCGAAACGCTGCGGCGTATCCAGGCCGACGGCCTGGTGCTAGACGATGCCGAAGGAACATTTCGGACCCATCCCGCCGCTGATTGTCGCGCCCCGAACGAACCGCAGGACGTGATCATCCTTGCGGCGAAATCCCATCAGCTGCCGTCCCTGGCCGAAGCCGTTGCGCATGCGGTTGGCCCGCAGACAACCATCATTCCCGTCATCAACGGCATCCCGTGGTGGCTGACCGTCGGGGCAGGAAGCCCGCTGGCGCCTGCGCGCGATCTGCTGGATCCGGATGGGATCCTGGCACAATTCTTCCCGGTTTCTCAGGTGGTCGGATGCGTGGCGTATGCCTTTGCATCGGTGGTCGCACCGGGTCATGTCCGCGCGCAACGCGCCCCGTTGCTGCTATTGGGTGACCCGGGCCGCCATCCCGCCATCCCCCAGCGCGTGCTGGATGCCGTGACGGTCTTTCGCGACAGCGGGATCGGAACACGACTCTGTCCGGACATCGCAGGCGAGATCTGGAGCAAGCTGGCGGCCAATCTGGCAACCAACCCGCTCTCGGTGGTGTGCGAGGCGACGATGACCGATCTCGCGGCGGATGGGGGCACGTGCGCCCTGATCCGTGACATGCTGCACGAAGTCATGGCCGTGGGCGCGGCCTACGGCATCACCCCCAAACAGGATGTCGACGCATTTCTGCAGGTCATTGTCGGGGCCGGCAGCCATCGCACGTCGATGCTTCAGGATTATGACGCCGGGCGTTCGCTGGAACTGCCAGCGATCGGCGATGCCCTGCTCGCGCTGGGGGCAGCACGCAGCATTCCGACACCAATGGCGACGGCGCTGGTGCGGTTGGCGGCGTTCAAGGCCGCGCGTAAGGCCTGGAGCAGATAA
- a CDS encoding aromatic-ring-hydroxylating dioxygenase subunit beta produces the protein MSISLEEAIALITLEADLLDHGGFLQWLTLYTPDGRYVVPIDPDTEDFERVLNYAYDDAHMRQKRVERLLGGRSISAAPPARTVRLLSRYRMLENDSESCTLRCAQFLNELRQGRERNYAANLTYRLVRTADGLKIDLKVIRLLGSTEALTAVSYIL, from the coding sequence ATGAGCATATCCCTGGAAGAGGCGATCGCGCTGATCACACTGGAGGCCGACCTGCTTGATCATGGCGGGTTCCTGCAATGGCTGACGCTCTATACGCCGGACGGGCGGTACGTCGTGCCCATCGATCCGGATACCGAGGATTTCGAACGCGTCCTCAATTACGCCTATGACGATGCCCACATGCGCCAGAAGCGCGTTGAGCGTCTGCTGGGCGGCCGTTCGATTTCCGCGGCGCCGCCGGCACGAACCGTTCGTCTGCTGTCGCGCTATCGCATGCTGGAAAATGACTCTGAAAGCTGCACCTTGCGCTGCGCGCAATTCCTGAACGAGCTGCGTCAGGGGCGCGAGCGCAATTACGCCGCCAACCTGACCTACCGTCTGGTCCGCACGGCTGATGGCCTCAAGATCGACCTGAAGGTCATCCGCTTGCTTGGTTCGACCGAGGCGTTGACAGCTGTGAGTTACATCCTGTGA
- a CDS encoding PDR/VanB family oxidoreductase, whose protein sequence is MIEVQVGAVERLGQILCFDLLPLSGILPPWQAGAHIDLILEDGLLRQYSLCGDPADRTRYQLAVLREPDSRGGSHAVHDHVKPGARFRVGTPRNLFPLARGARHSLLIGGGIGVTPLVAMAHELHARGEAFTFHYVARDPVFAELLAAAPFAGQVRVYDRSSMQTPRFDPHQAVASAGAAAGKHVYVCGPVGLMDAVTEAARDAGLADDQIHQEAFSAVPVTGGDGFEVLAAKSGVRVQVAADETITAALARVGVKVTVSCEQGICGTCVVNLLEGEPDHRDEYLTEEERTDQIALCCSRARSPLLVIDL, encoded by the coding sequence ATGATCGAGGTGCAGGTCGGCGCGGTGGAGCGCCTGGGCCAGATTCTATGCTTCGATCTTCTGCCGCTTTCCGGCATATTGCCACCCTGGCAGGCCGGGGCGCATATTGACCTGATCCTTGAAGATGGCCTGCTGCGGCAATACTCGCTGTGCGGGGACCCGGCGGACAGAACCCGGTATCAGCTTGCCGTCCTGCGCGAGCCGGACTCACGTGGCGGCTCCCACGCGGTGCATGATCACGTAAAGCCGGGGGCTCGGTTCCGCGTCGGGACTCCGCGCAATCTCTTCCCGTTGGCCCGCGGTGCCCGTCACTCCCTGTTGATCGGGGGCGGCATTGGCGTGACACCGCTGGTCGCCATGGCGCACGAACTTCATGCCAGGGGAGAGGCGTTCACGTTTCACTACGTCGCGCGTGACCCGGTCTTCGCCGAACTTCTGGCCGCCGCGCCATTTGCCGGGCAGGTGCGCGTCTACGACCGATCCTCTATGCAGACGCCGCGTTTCGATCCGCATCAAGCTGTTGCATCCGCAGGCGCCGCCGCCGGCAAACATGTCTATGTCTGCGGGCCGGTCGGCCTGATGGACGCCGTGACCGAAGCCGCGCGCGATGCCGGACTGGCCGATGATCAGATCCATCAGGAGGCCTTTTCCGCCGTCCCCGTGACCGGGGGGGATGGTTTCGAAGTCCTGGCGGCCAAATCCGGCGTTCGGGTCCAGGTAGCTGCGGACGAGACGATCACCGCCGCGCTGGCCCGTGTCGGCGTCAAGGTAACAGTGAGCTGCGAACAGGGAATCTGCGGCACCTGTGTCGTCAACCTGCTGGAAGGCGAGCCCGACCATCGTGACGAATATCTGACCGAAGAGGAACGGACCGATCAGATCGCGCTCTGCTGTTCGCGAGCGCGCTCCCCGCTGCTGGTGATCGACCTGTGA